The following coding sequences are from one Delphinus delphis chromosome 19, mDelDel1.2, whole genome shotgun sequence window:
- the DHRS11 gene encoding dehydrogenase/reductase SDR family member 11 codes for MERWRDRLALVTGASGGVGAAVARALVQQGLKVVGCARTVSNIEELAAECKSAGYPGTLMPYRCDLSNEEDILSMFSAVRSQHSGVDICINNAGLARPDTLLSGSTSGWKDMFNVNVLALSICTREAYQSMRERKVDDGHIININSMSGHQVPPQSVAHFYSATKYAVTALTEGLRQELREAQTHIRATCISPGVVETQFAFKLHDKDPEKAAAIYEHMKCLKPEDVAKAVIYVLSTPPHVQIGDIQMRPTEQVT; via the exons ATGGAGCGGTGGCGTGACCGGCTGGCACTGGTGACGGGAGCCTCGGGGGGCGTCGGCGCGGCTGTGGcccgagccctggtccagcagGGACTGAAGGTGGTGGGTTGTGCCCGCACCGTGAGCAACATCGAG GAGCTGGCTGCCGAATGTAAGAGTGCAGGCTACCCCGGGACTTTGATGCCCTACAGATGTGACCTGTCAAATGAGGAGGACATCCTCTCCATGTTCTCGGCGGTCCGCTCTCAGCACAGTGGTGTGGACATCTGTATCAACAACGCTGGCTTGGCCCGGCCTGACACCCTGCTCTCAGGCAGCACCAGCGGTTGGAAGGACATGTTCAAT GTGAACGTGCTGGCCCTCAGCATCTGCACACGGGAAGCCTACCAGTCCATGAGGGAGCGGAAGGTGGATGACGGGCACATCATTAACATCAACAG cATGTCTGGCCACCAAGTGCCACCCCAGTCCGTGGCCCATTTCTACAGTGCTACCAAGTATGCCGTCACTGCGCTGACAGAGGGGCTGAGGCAAGAGCTTCGGGAGGCCCAGACCCACATCCGAGCCACG TGCATCTCTCCAGGAGTGGTGGAGACACAATTCGCCTTCAAACTCCATGACAAGGACCCTGAGAAGGCAGCTGCCATCTATGAACACATGAAG TGTCTCAAACCTGAGGATGTGGCCAAGGCTGTCATCTATGTCCTCAGCACCCCGCCACATGTCCAG ATCGGAGACATCCAGATGAGGCCCACGGAGCAGGTGACCTAG
- the MRM1 gene encoding rRNA methyltransferase 1, mitochondrial isoform X2, which translates to MTWRRLRGRPGGWSFCLACPRVSWLCGPPADAWPGSCSRPVHQGVCMEVSPLRSRPWAEAGEARPGDDPQQLWLVLEGLQDPRNLGAVLRSAHFLGVDKVITSRRNSCPLSPVVSKASAGAMEVMDVFSTDDLAGFLQAKARQGWLVAGTVGCPGPEISLSSEIPITNCLEFLWDRPTLLVLGNEGSGLSREVQASCQLLLSIRPGRQLPPGLESLNVSVAAGILLHSICSQRTGFPVEGKREQPLQGPQGPSASSEVPRVAQHPGLSSG; encoded by the exons ATGACCTGGCGCCGACTCCGCGGCCGGCCGGGGGGCTGGAGCTTCTGTTTGGCTTGTCCCCGTGTCTCCTGGCTCTGCGGGCCGCCCGCCGACGCGTGGCCCGGCTCCTGCTCCAGGCCG GTCCACCAGGGCGTCTGCATGGAAGTGAGCCCGCTGCGGTCCCGGCCCTGGGCTGAGGCCGGGGAGGCTCGGCCGGGAGACGAcccccagcagctgtggctcgtcCTCGAGGGGCTACAGGATCCCCGGAATCTTGGGGCCGTGCTGCGCTCCGCTCACTTTCTCGGAGTGGATAAAGTCATCACCAGTCGGAGAAACAG CTGCCCGCTCAGTCCTGTAGTCAGCAAGGCCAGCGCCGGGGCTATGGAGGTGATGGACGTGTTCTCCACTGATGACCTGGCCGGTTTTTTACAG GCCAAAGCCCGGCAGGGCTGGCTCGTGGCTGGCACGGTGGGCTGCCCGGGGCCTGAGATCTCCCTGTCTTCTGAGATCCCCATCACTAATTGCTTGGAGTTCCTCTGGGACCGGCCTACTCTTCTAGTGCTGG GGAACGAGGGCTCTGGTCTGTCCCGGGAGGTGCAGGCCTCCTGCCAGCTTCTCCTTAGCATCCGGCCCGGCCGGCAGCTGCCTCCTGGACTCGAATCTCTAAATGTCTCCGTGGCTGCAG GAATTCTTCTTCACTCCATTTGCAGCCAGAGGACGGGTTTCCCggtggaagggaagagagagcaaCCTCTTCAAGGCCCCCAAGGTCCCTCGGCCTCGTCTGAAGTGCCCAGAGTGGCTCAGCACCCAGGACTGTCCTCGGGATGA
- the MRM1 gene encoding rRNA methyltransferase 1, mitochondrial isoform X1 has product MALLSAVGGATWHCCGRLLTRPFSQASGRGERPGGEELSRLLLDDLAPTPRPAGGLELLFGLSPCLLALRAARRRVARLLLQAGRSRLQGERAELLRAAEARDIPVLRPSRRKLDVLCRYQVHQGVCMEVSPLRSRPWAEAGEARPGDDPQQLWLVLEGLQDPRNLGAVLRSAHFLGVDKVITSRRNSCPLSPVVSKASAGAMEVMDVFSTDDLAGFLQAKARQGWLVAGTVGCPGPEISLSSEIPITNCLEFLWDRPTLLVLGNEGSGLSREVQASCQLLLSIRPGRQLPPGLESLNVSVAAGILLHSICSQRTGFPVEGKREQPLQGPQGPSASSEVPRVAQHPGLSSG; this is encoded by the exons ATGGCACTGCTCTCGGCCGTCGGGGGCGCGACCTGGCATTGCTGCGGCCGCCTCCTCACGCGTCCTTTCTCCCAAGCGTCGGGGCGTGGGGAGCGGCCTGGCGGGGAGGAGCTAAGCCGCCTGCTCCTGGATGACCTGGCGCCGACTCCGCGGCCGGCCGGGGGGCTGGAGCTTCTGTTTGGCTTGTCCCCGTGTCTCCTGGCTCTGCGGGCCGCCCGCCGACGCGTGGCCCGGCTCCTGCTCCAGGCCGGTAGGTCCAGGCTGCAGGGGGAGCGGGCCGAGCTGCTGCGCGCGGCTGAGGCGCGGGACATCCCGGTTCTGCGGCCCAGTCGGCGGAAGCTGGACGTCCTGTGCCGCTACCAGGTCCACCAGGGCGTCTGCATGGAAGTGAGCCCGCTGCGGTCCCGGCCCTGGGCTGAGGCCGGGGAGGCTCGGCCGGGAGACGAcccccagcagctgtggctcgtcCTCGAGGGGCTACAGGATCCCCGGAATCTTGGGGCCGTGCTGCGCTCCGCTCACTTTCTCGGAGTGGATAAAGTCATCACCAGTCGGAGAAACAG CTGCCCGCTCAGTCCTGTAGTCAGCAAGGCCAGCGCCGGGGCTATGGAGGTGATGGACGTGTTCTCCACTGATGACCTGGCCGGTTTTTTACAG GCCAAAGCCCGGCAGGGCTGGCTCGTGGCTGGCACGGTGGGCTGCCCGGGGCCTGAGATCTCCCTGTCTTCTGAGATCCCCATCACTAATTGCTTGGAGTTCCTCTGGGACCGGCCTACTCTTCTAGTGCTGG GGAACGAGGGCTCTGGTCTGTCCCGGGAGGTGCAGGCCTCCTGCCAGCTTCTCCTTAGCATCCGGCCCGGCCGGCAGCTGCCTCCTGGACTCGAATCTCTAAATGTCTCCGTGGCTGCAG GAATTCTTCTTCACTCCATTTGCAGCCAGAGGACGGGTTTCCCggtggaagggaagagagagcaaCCTCTTCAAGGCCCCCAAGGTCCCTCGGCCTCGTCTGAAGTGCCCAGAGTGGCTCAGCACCCAGGACTGTCCTCGGGATGA